A part of Oryctolagus cuniculus chromosome 15, mOryCun1.1, whole genome shotgun sequence genomic DNA contains:
- the LOC127484143 gene encoding small ribosomal subunit protein uS2-like translates to MSGALDVLQMKEEDVLKFLAAGTHLGGTNLDFQMEQYIYKRKSDGIYIINLKRTWEKLLLAARAIVAIENPADVSVISSRNTGQRAVLKFAAATGVTPIAGRFTPGTFTNQIQTAFREPRLLVVTDPRADHQPLPEASYVNLPTIALCNTDSPLCYVDIAIPCNNKGAHSVGLMWWMLAREVLRMRSTISREHPWEVMPDLYFYRDPEEIEKEEQAAAEKAVTKEEFQGEWTAPVPEFTATQPEVADWSEGVQVPSVPIQQFPTEDWSAQPATEDWSAAPTAQATEWVGTTTEWS, encoded by the coding sequence ATGTCCGGAGCCCTTGATGTCCTGCAAATGAAGGAGGAGGACGTCCTCAAGTTCCTTGCAGCAGGAACCCACCTAGGTGGCACCAACCTTGACTTCCAGATGGAACAGTACATCTACAAAAGGAAGAGTGATGGCATCTACATCATCAATCTGAagaggacctgggagaagctgctgTTGGCGGCTcgtgctattgtggccattgaaaACCCTGCTGATGTCAGTGTGATATCCTCCAGGAACACtggccagagagctgtgctgAAGTTTGCTGCTGCCACTGGAGTTACTCCCATTGCTGGCCGCTTCACACCTGGAACCTTCACTAACCAGATCCAGACAGCCTTCCGGGAACCACGGCTTCTGGTGGTTACCGACCCTCGGGCTGACCACCAGCCTCTCCCAGAGGCATCTTACGTGAACCTGCCTACCATTGCTCTGTGTAACACAGACTCACCTCTGTGCTACGTGGACATTGCCATCCCGTGCAACAACAAGGGAGCCCATTCAGTGGGTCTGATGTGGTGGATGTTGGCCCGGGAGGTTCTGCGCATGCGTAGTACCATCTCCCGTGAACACCCCTGGGAGGTCATGCCTGATCTCTACTTCTACAGAGATCctgaagagattgaaaaagaagagcaggcCGCCGCTGAAAAAGCTGTGACCAAGGAGGAGTTTCAGGGTGAATGGACGGCCCCAGTGCCCGAGTTCACTGCTACTCAGCCAGAGGTTGCTGACTGGTCCGAAGGCGTGCAGGTGCCCTCTGTGCCTATTCAGCAGTTCCCCACTGAGGACTGGAGTGCTCAGCCCGCCACTGAAGACTGGTCTGCAGCGCCCACTGCTCAGGCCACCGAGTGGGTGGGAACAACCACTGAGTGGTCTTAG